One Vibrio campbellii CAIM 519 = NBRC 15631 = ATCC 25920 genomic window carries:
- the hslV gene encoding ATP-dependent protease subunit HslV, with translation MTTIVSVRRNNKVVIAGDGQVSLGNTVMKGNARKVRRLYNNQVLAGFAGGTADAFTLFERFESKLQMHQGHLTKAAVELAKDWRSDRALRKLEALLAVADETASLIITGNGDVVQPENDLIAIGSGGAYAQAAATALLENTDLDAREIAEKALNIAGDICVFTNHHHTVEELESTVELPKPTA, from the coding sequence GTGACTACCATTGTATCTGTACGTCGAAACAATAAAGTCGTCATCGCGGGTGATGGCCAAGTGTCGCTAGGTAATACCGTAATGAAAGGCAACGCACGTAAAGTTCGCCGCCTATACAACAACCAAGTACTTGCTGGCTTTGCTGGCGGTACCGCGGATGCCTTCACCCTATTCGAGCGCTTCGAAAGCAAACTTCAAATGCACCAAGGCCACCTAACTAAGGCGGCTGTAGAGCTAGCAAAAGACTGGCGTAGCGACCGTGCACTTCGCAAACTAGAAGCCCTACTGGCGGTAGCGGATGAAACTGCTTCCCTAATCATCACTGGTAACGGTGATGTGGTTCAGCCAGAAAACGATCTGATCGCCATTGGCTCGGGCGGCGCATACGCACAAGCAGCCGCAACTGCACTATTAGAAAACACGGACCTAGACGCACGCGAAATCGCAGAGAAAGCACTGAACATTGCTGGCGATATCTGTGTATTCACCAACCATCACCACACTGTAGAAGAACTAGAATCTACAGTAGAGCTTCCTAAGCCAACGGCTTAA